In a genomic window of Nyctibius grandis isolate bNycGra1 chromosome 4, bNycGra1.pri, whole genome shotgun sequence:
- the SLF2 gene encoding SMC5-SMC6 complex localization factor protein 2 isoform X2 — protein sequence MTRPLGVSSPGPPVTSSRRHFTPAAAAREMAQNFRNQTITEFFKPVLNQDLGHKDKTVLCSPDRGNVKDAGTGLSVLCAERFEKKISSPKKVRIKKMPVQTPNTSPVLDAFRRGIKEKDRVNILENGRACKALDSLYPKVVIQKLLITAGSRSCFLAKKDKTIKSEQGRNEKCLGVTRALLSCGNSWEQKTDCMDIEDTSSDSDKWVSSSDADTQKACARNNGTANNTSLCQNTGLPMKLPCAPADSEFRLSLEALRRGRKRKKHHRMKHSKPHPVKPFSGTSVSHQGSGCPLRNRPHSGSRETASDDPSQPKPKQVSKHEASSPNALRASSEMAAGMWKSQSVHSCCLRSKMSSGQSKQIDFPGKRKRAAMSVDADSSNRSEVPSLNDPAFSRSSAKRKNRSNFIKNILLKSTCDDVLQLMEGADLPRHDFTLPEEYLNSSDENEKKNCSSVGLSSSYSAHSPGKNNHISVVDTKENQLQVANSRFFLEKSLPFSQEKSTVLPSLHHLTQTKGVEHHIQNAGLSQVLDAKKEQDGKRAERRVHDKTYSIQSSNSSSKTKDKTSENASDSCSVEGSGKLALSEKTGESVPHSLPFKEGCMDSGHMFSQLSGELKVERTCTDKSKLDGESTSSFDSEGESLECGLDDDDYEEEEVFMPLQDILSSSPKPQAGTLEESFLDSFSQDTVTPLLKLHLSKPPVVSQVSYVNSLEHLLKEKEESKRVDELEKRLQEDLQGMETNSSDGEDENASGDEDLSEEHRAFIKRFSVIAHAIPDYHPGEDICDLSTSGKIFNHHNLDLRNFHFIPQNPIEKLLLSSSVTQQLSLAVNGFLSSAYSCILCPIPILKWLFQMMSVHPDYCVSTQILDRLMEITLKNASISDEQSKPWIPSLADVSAVFINMGVAFRFLFPLQHLQPNFNECDILSHMQETVSKQQPREDLTSASPAFSSLPENNLINVVKFLGFCTTVIQGGYTDQEILLLLLLLFKISLEKQLKQIPLIDFQCLFVKLLISIKDWDTKMPELCLAVSELSSHHHNLLWLVQLVPSWIIRGREVRRRLSLVIISKLLNKKHVEIPDDTDEQMALLQQFLVYMKPSNLLKKMREGLEQQDAGGVHLHIELEQEAYYLIYVLLHLVSEASFFDVVNSNQRLDGVNCHGLETPANVCK from the exons ATGACCCGGCCGCTCGGCGTGTCGTCGCCGGGCCCACCCGTCACCAGCTCCCGCCGCCATTTTACGCCAGCGGCCGCGGCCAGAGAGATGGCCCAAAACTTCAG aaacCAGACCATTACAGAGTTCTTCAAACCAGTTTTAAACCAAG aCCTTGGCCATAAAGACAAAACTGTGTTGTGTTCACCAGACAGAGGAAACGTAAAAGATGCAGGAACTGGACTGTCGGTTTTATGTGCTGAAcgttttgaaaagaaaatatcttctccAAAGAAGGTCAGAATAAAAAAGATGCCAGTCCAAACACCAAACACAAGTCCTGTGCTAGATGCCTTTCGGAGAGGAATTAAGGAGAAGGACCGCGTAAACATTTTAGAGAATGGCAGAGCATGCAAGGCACTGGATTCATTGTACCCAAAAGTTGTGATTCAGAAACTCCTTATTACTGCAGGGTCTCGCAGCTGTTTCTTGGCCAAAAAGGATAAAACTATCAAGTCAGAACAGGGAAGAAATGAGAAGTGTCTGGGTGTAACAAGAGCACTGTTGTCTTGTGGAAATAGTTGGGAACAGAAAACTGACTGTATGGATATAGAAGACACTAGTTCAGACTCTGACAAATGGGTTTCATCATCAGACGCTGATACTCAAAAAGCCTGTGCTCGAAATAATGGCACTGCGAACAACACATCTCTGTGCCAAAACACAGGTCTTCCCATGAAATtgccctgtgctccagctgaCTCTGAATTTAGGTTGTCACTGGAAGCTCTCCGCAGAGGAAGGAAGCGGAAGAAACATCATAGAATGAAACACTCTAAGCCACATCCTGTAAAGCCATTCTCAGGAACAAGTGTATCACATCAG gGAAGTGGATGTCCTTTAAGAAACAGACCACATTCTGGTTCAAGAGAGACTGCCTCAG ATGACCCATCTCAACCAAAGCCAAAGCAGGTTTCAAAACATGAGGCATCTTCTCCAAATGCACTGAGAGCATCATCTGAGATGGCCGCTGGTATGTGGAAGAGCCAGTCTGTTCATTCATGCTGCCTTAGATCTAAGATGTCTTCTGGGCAATCCAAACAAATAGACTTTCCTGGGAAAAGAAAACGTGCTGCCATGAGTGTGGATGCAGACAGTTCAAATCGATCTGAAGTACCGAGTTTGAATGACCCTGCTTTTAGTAGATCATCTGCAAAACGAAAAAATAGGTCTAACTTcataaaaaatatccttttaaaGTCTACTTGTGATGATGTTTTGCAACTCATGGAGGGTGCTGATTTACCTAGACATGATTTTACTCTTCCAGAGGAATACCTCAACTCAAgtgatgaaaatgagaaaaaaaattgctcctCTGTAGGTTTGTCATCTTCATATTCTGCACACAGTCCTGGTAAAAATAACCACATTTCTGTTGTGGATACCAAAGAGAATCAATTGCAGGTGGCTAACTCAcgctttttcttggaaaagtctcttcctttttctcaggaaaaaagtaCTGTGTTGCCTTCTCTCCACCACTTAACACAAACAAAAGGTGTGGAACATCATATCCAGAATGCTGGCTTATCTCAGGTATTGGATGCTAAGAAGGAGCAGGAtgggaaaagagcagaaagacGAGTGCATGATAAAACTTACAGTATTCAATCCAGCAACagttcttcaaaaacaaaagacaagacTTCAGAAAATGCTTCTGATTCTTGTTCAGTGGAAGGTTCTGGGAAACTTGCACTCTCAGAAAAGACTGGTGAAAGTGTTCCTCATTCGTTGCCTTTTAAAGAAGGGTGCATGGACAGCGGCCATATGTTTTCACAACTCTCAGGAGAGTTAAAAGTTGAAAGAACCTGTACAGACAAGTCCAAGTTGGATGGAGAATCAACAAGCAGCTTTGATAGCGAAGGTGAGAGTTTGGAATGTGGTCTAGATGATGATGATTATGAAGAAGAAGAAGTATTCATGCCACTGCAAGACATTCTCTCTTCAAGCCCAAAGCCACAGGCAGGAACTCTGGAAGAGTCTTTTCTTGACAGTTTTTCTCAGGACACTGTGACTCCACTACTGAAGCTTCAT CTTTCTAAGCCTCCTGTTGTTAGCCAGGTGTCATATGTGAACAGCTTAGAACACCtcttgaaggagaaagaagaatctAAAAG GGTAGATGAACTAGAAAAGCGGTTACAGGAAGACCTACAAGGAATGGAAACTAATTCTTCAGATGGAGAAGATGAGAATGCCAGTGGAGATGAAGATCTCTCAGAAGAGCACAG GGCGTTTATAAAGAGATTTTCAGTAATAGCTCATGCAATACCTGACTACCACCCTGGAGAAGATATATGTGATTTATCAACCTCTGGGAAAATCTTCAATCACCATAACCTTGACTTGAGGAATTTTCACTTCATCCCTCAAAATCCTATAGAAAAGCTCCTTCTTAG TTCTAGTGTaacacagcagctttctttAGCTGTTAATGGTTTTCTAAGTTCTGCTTACAGTTGTATCTTGTGTCCCATACCAATTCTAAAGTGGCTTTTCCAG ATGATGTCTGTTCATCCTGACTATTGTGTTTCCACTCAGATTTTAGACAGATTGATGGAGATAACACTAAAAAATG CTTCCATCAGTGACGAGCAGTCTAAACCATGGATTCCTTCACTAGCTGACGTGTCAGCTGTTTTTATCAATATGGGTGTTGCGTTTAGATTTCTCTTTCCATTGCAGCATCTTCAGCCGAACTTCAACGAGTGTGATATTTT AAGTCATATGCAAGAAACAGTGAGTAAACAACAGCCAAGAGAAGACCTAACttctgccagcccagccttcTCCAGTCTAccagaaaacaatttaattaaCGTGGTTAAG tTTCTAGGTTTCTGTACAACAGTAATTCAAGGTGGATATACCGATCAAGAaatattgctgctgcttctattGCTCTTTAAAATAAGCTTGGAGAAACAGTTAAAGCAAATTCCTTTGATAGACTTTCAGTGCCTTTTCGTAAAGCTGCTGATAAGTATAAAAGACTGGGATACAAAG ATGCCTGAGCTCTGCCTGGCAGTGAGTGAACTCTCGAGTCATCACCATAATCTCCTGTGGCTGGTTCAGCTGGTGCCTAGCTGGATAATACGTGGACG gGAAGTAAGAAGACGTCTTAGCCTAGTGATAATTTCAAAGCTTCTTAATAAAAAGCATGTAGAAATACCTGATGACACGGACGAGCAG ATGGCTCTTCTGCAACAGTTTCTGGTGTACATGAAACCTTCTAATCTACTGAAGAAGATGAGAGAAGGACTGGAGCAGCAGGATGCCGGTGGAGTCCACCTTCATATAGAACTGGAACAGGAG GCCTACTACCTAATCTATGTCCTCCTTCATCTAGTCAGTGAAGCTAGTTTCTTCGATGTTGTAAATTCTAATCAAAGG TTAGATGGGGTAAATTGTCATGGTCTTGAGACACCAGCAAATGTTTGTAAGTAG